From Bos indicus isolate NIAB-ARS_2022 breed Sahiwal x Tharparkar chromosome 4, NIAB-ARS_B.indTharparkar_mat_pri_1.0, whole genome shotgun sequence, the proteins below share one genomic window:
- the LOC109557963 gene encoding putative DBH-like monooxygenase protein 2 translates to MACALLSWLLLFTALATPSQCNRLGPMPRLRYSRFLDPSNAVFLRWDFDFEAEIITFELQVRTAGWVGLGVTDRYSRAGSDLVVGGVSPDGNVYFSDQHLVDENTLEEDGSQDAELQGLTEDAVYTTMRFSRPFRSCDPHDQDITSDTVRVLAAYGLDDTPKMDRERTFVKSIFLLQIVHPDDLDAPEDTIIHDLEITDFLIPEDDTTYACTFLPLPIVSKKHHIYKFEPKLVQHKETIVHHILVYACGNASALPTGISDCYGADPAFSLCTQVIVGWAVGGTSYQFPDDVGISIGTPLDPQWIRLEIHYSNFHNLPGLYDSSGIRVYYTAHLRKFDMGVLQLGVFTFPIHFIPPGAESFMSYGLCKTEKFEEMNGAPVPNIQVFGYLLHTHLAGRAIQAVQYRNGTQLRIICKDDAYDFNLQETRDLPYRVVIKPGDELLVECRYQTLDRDSLTFGGPSTINEMCLIFFFYYPRNNVSSCQGYPDIIYVAHELGEEVSDSMEGMMAMSNVEWTPESIKKVEKACKEAQQTVIIKTIDELVENTTGWIQDINPTPRGPCLESSGGKVEPQDKTPAGFRAAPIVLSRASSATLRCLPLAALLFGQGALSWLLATLQSGI, encoded by the exons ATGGCCTGTGCCCTTCTCTCCTGGCTTCTCCTATTTACGGCCCTTGCAACTCCCTCCCAATGCAATCGCCTTGGCCCCATGCCGCGTCTGCGTTATTCCAGGTTTCTAGACCCTTCTAACGCTGTTTTCCTGCGCTGGGACTTTGACTTTGAGGCTGAGATCATCACTTTCGAGCTCCAGGTCCGGACAGCTGGCTGGGTGGGTTTGGGTGTCACAGATCGCTACAGCAGAGCGGGAAGCGACCTGGTTGTCGGAGGCGTCTCGCCTGACGGCAATGTCTATTTCTCG GACCAGCACCTGGTGGATGAAAACACGCTGGAGGAGGATGGGAGCCAGGATGCAGAACTGCAGGGGCTAACAGAAGATGCCGTCTACACCACCATGCGCTTCTCCAGGCCCTTCCGCTCCTGCGACCCTCACGACCAAGACATCACG AGCGACACTGTGAGGGTACTGGCCGCCTACGGCCTGGATGACACCCCAAAGATGGATCGGGAACGTACTTTTGTGAAGTCCATCTTCCTGCTCCAAATCGTCCACCCTGATGATCTCGATGCCCCTGAGGACACCATCATCCATGACTTGGAGATCACTGAT TTCCTCATCCCAGAGGATGACACCACGTACGCCTgcaccttcctccctctccccatcgTTAGCAAGAAGCACCACATCTACAAG TTCGAGCCCAAGTTGGTCCAACACAAGGAGACGATTGTGCACCACATCCTGGTGTACGCCTGTGGCAATGCCAGCGCTCTCCCCACGGGCATCAGCGACTGCTATGGGGCCGACCCCGCCTTCTCCCTCTGCACACAGGTCATCGTGGGCTGGGCTGTCGGGGGCACA AGTTACCAGTTTCCAGATGACGTGGGCATCTCTATTGGGACGCCCTTGGACCCCCAGTGGATCCGCCTGGAGATTCATTACAGCAATTTTCACAATCTGCCTG GTCTGTACGACTCCTCAGGGATCCGAGTATACTACACCGCACACCTGCGCAAGTTTGACATGGGCGTCCTGCAGCTGGGCGTCTTCACTTTCCCCATCCACTTCATCCCCCCCGGCGCCGAGTCCTTCATGTCCTACGGACTGTGTAAGACGGAGAAGTTTGAAGAG ATGAACGGGGCTCCAGTGCCCAATATCCAGGTCTTTGGCTACCTGCTCCACACCCACTTGGCTGGCCGTGCTATACAGGCGGTGCAGTACAG AAACGGAACTCAACTCCGCATAATCTGTAAAGATGATGCCTACGACTTCAACCTACAGGAGACTCGAGATTTACCTTATCGAGTGGTGATCAAGCCG GGGGATGAATTGCTGGTAGAGTGTCGCTACCAGACGCTGGACCGCGACTCCTTGACATTT gggggtccCAGCACCATCAATGAGATGTGCCTCATCTTTTTCTTCTACTATCCCCGAAACAACGTCTCCAGCTGCCAGGGGTACCCTGACATCATCTACGTGGCCCACGAGCTGGGGGAGGAGGTATCAGA CTCCATGGAGGGCATGATGGCCATGAGCAATGTGGAGTGGACCCCGGAGAGCATTAAGAAGGTTGAGAAGGCCTGCAAGGAGGCCCAGCAGACAGTGATAATAAAGACCATTGAT GAGCTAGTGGAAAACACAACAGGCTGGATTCAGGACATCAACCCTACTCCCCGGGGTCCTTGTTTGGAGTCCTCTGGAGGCAAAGTGGAACCCCAGGACAAAACCCCTGCAGGCTTCAGGGCGGCCCCCATTGTCCTCTCAAGGGCCAGCAGTGCCACCCTGAGGTGCCTCCCCCTGGCCGCCCTCTTGTTTGGGCAGGGGGCCCTGTCTTGGCTCCTTGCCACCCTGCAGTCTGGAATCTGA